From one Alosa alosa isolate M-15738 ecotype Scorff River chromosome 5, AALO_Geno_1.1, whole genome shotgun sequence genomic stretch:
- the foxb2 gene encoding forkhead box protein B2, with protein MPRPGKSSYSEQKPPYSYISLTAMAIQSSEEKMLPLSDIYKFIMERFPYYRENTQRWQNSLRHNLSFNDCFIKIPRRPDQPGKGSFWALHPACGDMFENGSFLRRRKRFKLPRPTPALPPRPPPDPRHAHYHTYGLHSSQPPSFKHPFAIENIIGECRGVMPGSMPIASVMSQLGYPLPAQLWPGMGPLSSEYPSFSLPVKSIYQPASGQGMPAVPMPIKPTPTLGTLGIQRCQDSTPGKTSCLHPSLLLP; from the coding sequence ATGCCCCGGCCCGGTAAGAGCTCGTACAGCGAGCAGAAGCCTCCGTACTCGTACATCTCACTGACAGCCATGGCCATCCAGAGCTCAGAGGAAAAGATGCTGCCACTCTCGGACATCTATAAATTCATTATGGAGCGCTTCCCGTACTACCGCGAGAACACACAGCGCTGGCAGAACTCACTGCGCCACAACCTCTCCTTTAACGACTGCTTCATCAAAATTCCACGGCGGCCCGACCAGCCAGGTAAAGGCAGCTTCTGGGCACTGCACCCGGCATGTGGCGACATGTTTGAGAATGGGAGCTTCCTGCGCCGCCGCAAGCGTTTCAAGCTTCCTCGGCCAACGCCAGCCCTGCCCCCTCGACCTCCCCCGGACCCCCGGCACGCTCACTACCACACCTATGGGCTCCACAGCAGCCAGCCGCCTAGTTTCAAGCACCCGTTCGCCATCGAGAACATCATCGGTGAGTGCCGGGGTGTGATGCCCGGCTCAATGCCCATTGCTTCGGTCATGAGCCAGCTGGGGTACCCGCTGCCCGCGCAGCTCTGGCCGGGCATGGGGCCCCTCTCCTCAGAGTACCCCTCGTTCAGCCTGCCGGTCAAGAGCATCTACCAGCCCGCCAGTGGCCAGGGGATGCCCGCTGTGCCCATGCCTATCAAACCCACACCGACCCTTGGGACGCTGGGAATCCAACGCTGCCAGGACAGCACCCCGGGCAAGACAA